The DNA sequence tgattaacattttttaacatagtGCTTTTATTGCAATTGTATCTAAAGCTgtacttaaaggaaaaatccattCTGAATGCCTTAgatatataatctttataattaacacatgACCTTCAGTGACAAAGATTTATTGTGTAATGAAATTCAGCGAcctgttggtctattttcactttggttaaccgtttcctacattacccacaatgctgtttaaGTACGGGATGAGAGCTGGATTTAGCCCTCagttcatctctacctaaagagacagatgcagcggcgctttaatCTTTCACAGTCTGTCCAACTCTCTCGCCTCTTTATTTGGCAAACGGATCAGCTTCTAGGGcttcagctttcatgctaatacctcAGGCAACGCTAGTCATGCTAGTCATGTCatagattgctaactagccTAGCTGAGCTCCTGCTGTAACCTGGGACAGCTGAGTATAGCTGAGCTGCACTGCATGCTGGAACTTTGAGTACATCATTTGCATCAACAACAATTACTTCGACGCTGgctttctcattaacatgagaAATggtgacagagaaaaagagtttTGCTTTAATTCCTTCAACTGACCTCAGCAGTCTTATCTCTTCCTCAGTCATATGGATCTCCAGGGGAGGACTTACACTTGATGCACACAGTCTCTTTTTACCTGGTGTGTCCGGGTCGTCCTCATGAGACTCTGAATCAGACAgaaagcaccacacacacatctgcattaCATAGTTACATACAAACTTCAACCCAGCTGGTGATATATTTTAGAACTACAGTGACTGAACAGCTGTACACATCATACATGCACctgaatgcatttttttttatttgtgaataaaGAGCAGGCAGATGTGGTTTATTTTATGCTGTTGGATTTACCTGTCACAAGCGCCTCCAAGCGAACCCTTTCATGAGCTGCGTGTTGATCGACCAGTACAAGAAGgtttcctgaaaaagaaaataaatacaacttAGATTAAGAGTACAAAGTCGTAACTCAAACAATATAATGAATATTCTTCTAATGAAAATGTATAACATACCTTCATTTTCACTAGACTCTGGGGTATTTTCGACTGTAGTATTAATGAGACAGGCAAGAAATTTCTTGTCTACTTGATGAATAACCTGAGgcaaaaaaacaagcaattcGAAGCATGAGCAGGcactgtgtgtgaagtgtgaagcAATCCGTTTCACCTAAATGCTGCTTTAAATGAGTCATTAAAAGTCGTGCTTGCCTTCATCGAGTGGATCATTTCCTTAGTGAAGCGGTAGGGGAAGAGAATGTTGTGGATTTTCACAGCAAGGCCTTCGGCTTGGCCACTTGTCACATCCACAGCAACCTTTAAAAGCACAAAACACTGAGATAACAtctgataatataatatcagcGGTGACATTCTCCAGAATAGAGTACAGgctctgactgttaaaaaaaaatacacaattttcCTTCTGAATGACTGTGACAAACAGCGTCTCTGTATGTAACTTACACCAAGATCAATGGCAAATGGTGGTTTACTCACACATACAACTAACCCTGAATTCACACCAGACCCTTTACATCCATCTGTTCGGTTGTTTAAATGGAAGTGTAACTCTAAATTTACTGACGCAAGTTGCTTGTGTCACTTGTAGCTTGTTACTTGTGGTTGTGTAGCGTACGCTACTATTGGCACTAGTGGTGTGCACATTCTTTTAAGCTCCAATGAGAAACGGtagtaactatatatatatatatacatatatatatatatatatatatatatacatatcttctaaagctaactagttaaacacaaattaagtAACACTGAATaaactaatcagtgtgaaaatgtaCATGTTGCTTGCTGGGCTTTGTATTAGCTTTCAATGGCAGAATAGcaaactgtactagctacatactaGCTACATTTACATCACACAGCTACAATGATCTCTGCTTCtgccttccaagctttatttttcttcttaatgtctctataaacatttcatgaaaggtcatatatgacaggataaaataaaaccatgtttttttATGAATCAAACAGGAAACTAATCGCAGGTAAGAACTACGCTGCAAAAAATaccttagcaagtgaaaatatcttgaatctAGTTGCATTTATCTAGTATTCCGTATTATAcgattacaataaaacaaatataagattattaaacctatttctagacttttttttactaattaaacctgaaataagtgttgttctattggcaggcaatttgattcattttaagcattaatttctaaaaagaagcaaaatgatctgccaacagaataagAGATTTTAAACCTTGAATTAAGTAGAAATTaatagaaataggtttaataaccTTATACTTGGTTATTGTGATCTTACAGTAGGAAATACTAGAGAAATTCAAATACagtcaagatattttcacttgctgaggtggtaatttttgcagtgtaaagttgtgagtgaggaactgaagaaacgtcggaccacacggATTGGTCAGAGGAATCACTGAAGCctatcgtttggatttgtcgctttgcTGCGtcatatctaatttgcatagaattgaggaAACAGcaattttaattgattttagcTGAAATCCAGGCTCTCTGTTGCATATGCGCATAGAACATGAACAGCTGCCTGTCGCTTTGTCGCTTGTTAGTGTGAAAACACATGTAAcgcacctctcacacacactgaagaaaaaaaacacctcagaaACAAGTCTGGTGTCGAATAGGCCAGGACTTTCTTACCTGAGGTGGTCGTACAAACACAGGGTTATTCCACTCAGAGTAAAGAGTCGACAGGGAACTCGGACCTTCAACATGgttggtgagaaaatgagaattTCAATCAGTAGAAACCACACAGTTTGTTTTTATGCCTACACTGACCTGTGACATGCATTACCTCCATTTTCTATGCTTGTGCTACGAACTCTCTCTGCTCTAGGTTTGGGGAGAAAGGGCAATACAAGGTCTGTCTGAAAAGGGTAGCATCTGTACTCCAATCCTACAGGCAAAAAAAACACGACTAACAGATAACTCCTTTGACTTGTCAGATCACTACATTCTACTGTATTCAGGAAAGACTTGGAAATACTGAATATAGAGAAGAGAGTTCATGTACTGATATACTATATTGCAGTACATAAGTAGTTGTGCTTCCTACCTGTCTTTGAAACAACGCTGACCGCCATGTTGGTGAGGTTTGCGGAGCACGGTACTTGATTCTCCTTCAGTGATGGATTCTCATATTTACTGAGTCCCGTTACTTGATTGATGTAGACCAACTTTCCCAATGAATCATCGTAATGTGTCAGCCAGTCACTCGATACAGGCTTCGTTCCATCACTCTCATGGCCCCGGCTTTCATTTGCAGTCTGttcctcatttcctgttttggaGGGCAATAGGTCATGTTGTGATGCAGGGTCAACTATTTGACCTTGGGGGTTATCGGGCTTAGGGGAAGTCGTATTTTTAGTGAGCTCAGTGTCTTcgctggtggaggtggaggtgctTGTTGACATTTCCTGTCCATTGGGAGCAGTGAATGTGGGTTCATCTGAACGGTCAACCTCATGCGGCTCGGTCGTTACGGAGTTCTCAGCTATAACGCTGTGATTTAAAACACCGTCATTGTTCACCACCACTGACAGAGAATTGGGAAACTTCTCTATAAAGTCTGTATCTTGTGTTAAAGGGTTAAGCAATGTGTCACTGATGAGCGTATTTTTTGTATCTTCATGTTCTACCTTGCGAGAGAGCTTTGTCGCTAATGATATTCTGTTCCTCTTGCTGGCTGAGGAACACTGAAACTTCTTGAAGACAGAATTGTCCTTGAACAAAGAGCGATCTACTCCAAGATCTTCTACTGGCACACTTTCAGAACAGACTAAATTACTGCTTGCTTTCAAAGCAGAACTCTCAAAAAAGTCTGTCGGACATAAAACATCAGGGATTTGTGTGTTCATTGTTTGGGGTTTCATTTCAACCTCTTTTCCAAACAACCTCTTGAATTTGTCAAGAGATCCAGTTTCAAAAGACAGTGTTAATTTGCGATGCGGTGTGACCCTAGTGATCTTTGGCCCGTAGTCGCAGCCGTCTGTCTGACTCCGAGCATGGGGTAATGTCAACTTTCTCTTCGGTGCACAGCTGAGATTGGGTTCAGTGAATCTCCTCAAACTGTCATATGCCACTTTATGATCAATGACATCAATCCTGGAATTttcaaagtgtgttattttattgctGCTAACACAAAGTGACGAGGTATTGTCTTCCCTATCATCAGTGCACTCTGTGTTTTGAACATTTTCAAGCAATTCCTGCAAAGGCTCGTCAATGGCGTCATTGTTCaccatttcttcttcttcagggtCTGAATCTGAATTCGTTTCAGACTCTGTATTTGATCGCACTGGTTCAGGCATCTCTTCATCTTGCCCAAAGTTTTTTTCAGGAACTGGTAACCTTCCTGTGTCTTCAATATTTACATTCCCTCCTGGACTGCTTTCCTTTTCCCCAAAGCTTTGGATGTCACTCACAGAACACTCTGATACTAAGTTCTCCTTTGTAAGGAACACTTTTATGCCTTCCTCGATGCACAAGAGCACGCTATCCCAGTCTTTGAATTCTATAAGACTCTTCGCTGGCTCTAGGCACACATCATACTCCGAATAGGGACACTTGATATTAATGATGTAAACTCCATGTAAATCAGCACTGCCTTTTTGTTTAGGGCTTGGGATGACAGCGGACACATTTAGATTGCTGGTTTGGACATTACTCGGTCTCCTGAGAAGGCAATTGAGTAGTTTGTGAAGACGTGTTTTCAGAAGAAGTCGTCCGTTCACGAAGAGGAACTGCAGGCTGTTGTTGTAGTGTCCCTCTCGGCCAACGTGCCCTGTCATTTCAAACTGTCCATGCGTATAATTCACCTCTCCGAGCTTCTGGGCCCTATTCAATCCATGGATCTGAACAAATCTGTAGTAAGTATTCCTGGCTTTGGGAATCTGTACCAGGAGTGTGTCTGAACAATCTCTTTTGACAGTAAATGACACAGATGGATGCATCAGCGATATGGCCTCCACTCTCTGACGAACACGCTCCACCTCCAGCACAGAGTCCATCCTTTTTCTCCTGACTGGCAGGTTGTGAAAGAAGTTACAAATTAGGACTGTCGTCCCGGCTGATGGGCGAGTAGTCTGCGCCTCGAAAACATCTGACGCCTTACCTTCGTGAAACCttttaacaaatgttttcacAGATGTCTTAGTGCGAGAGGTGATTTCTACCATGGTTGCCATGGTGGCCATGCTGGCAATTGCTTCTCCTCTGAACCCATAAAAGCAAAGATTATCCAAATCTTCAATGGAGCTGCATTTGCTCGTGCAATACCTGGTCCCGACCCTCTCCATGTTCTCTCGGTCCATGCCTGAGCCGTTGTCTAAGACCTGAACTTTGCAGGCCTCTATGTCTATCTTCACAGCCACACATGTTGCTCCGGCATCAATGCTGTTCAGTAGAAGCTCCTCCACGCATTGCTGCAATGAGAAAATGGCAACTCCAGAGCGCAAGTGTGATTGAACTTCTTTCGACAGACTTCTGATCATTCTGAAACACATAAAAATAGTCCTCTTTcaactaacattatttttttatcagagACATAAAGCAAGGTGAAACTATGACATAAAGCAAGGTAAAGTTATGACCTAAAACAAGGTGAAGCTATGGCTTAAAGCAAAGTAAATTTATGATGTGAAACAAGGTGATTCTATGACGTAAAGCAAAGTAAAGTTATGACATAAAACAAGGTAAATTTACGACATAAGGCAAGGTCAATGTATGATGTAAAGCAAGGTGATGCTATGACAGAAAGCGAGGTAAAGTTATGATGTAAAACAAGGTGAGGCTATGACATAAACAAGGTCATGCTTTAATGTAAAGCAAGGTGACATTATGACAAAACACTAGGTAAAGTTATGATGTAAAACCAGGTGATGCTATGACATAAAGCAAGGTAAAGTTATGATGTTAAACAAGGTGAGACTATAATGTACAGCAAGGTCAATGTATGACGTAAAACAAGGTGATGCTATGACGTACAAGAGTAATGCTATGACGTAAAGCAAGGTAAAGTTATGACGGAAACAAGGTGATGTTACTAAGTAAAGCAAGCTAAAGCTATGATGTAAAACCAGGTGATGCTATGACAAGGCAAAGTTATGACATTAAACAAGGTGACGCTATGATGTAAAGCAAGCTAAAGCTATGAAGTAAAGCAAGGTTATACTACGACAGAAAGCAAAGTAAATTTATGACATAAAGCAAGGTGACACTGTGACGTAAAGCAAGCTAAAGCTATGACGTAAACAAGGTGACGCTATGACGTAAAGCAAGGTAAAGTTATGACATTATACAAGGTGATGCTATGAAGTAAAGCAAGGTGACGCTATGAAGTAAAGCAAAGTAAATTTATGATgtaaagcaaagaaaagctATGACGTAAAGCAAGGTGACGCTATGACGTAAAGCAAGGTAAAGCTATGACGTAAACAAGGTGACACTATGACCTAAAGCAAGGTAAAGCTATGACGTAAACAAGGTGACGCTATGACGTAAACAAGGTGACGCTATGACGTAAAGCAAGGTAAAGCTATGACGTAAAGCAAGGTAAAGCTATGACGTAAAGCAAGGTAAAGCTATGACGTAAAGCAAGGTGACGCTATGACGTAAAGCAAGGTAAAGCTATGATGTAAACAAGGTGACGCTATGACGTAAACAAGGTGACGCTATGACGTAAAGCAAGGTAAAGCTATGACGTAAAGCAAGGTAAAGCTATGATGTTAACAAGGTGACGCTATGATGTAAAACAAGGTAAAGCTATGACGTAAACAAGGTGACGCTATGATGTAAAACAAGGTGACGCTATGACGTAGAGCAAGGTAAAGTTATGACAAAAAAGAAAGGTGGATTTATGAAGCTATGACTCTCATATACTACTATGTTACTACCGCAATTACATGGTTACATTTAGTCTTTTAACTATACAAGTTCTGTTACTgttataattgttattttttctataacatgtCAGGAATTGAGTAGTGAGGTCTGAGGGGAGCTGAATTATTTGTGAGATAAAGTAAGAGCTCATTTCTACATAAATGTCCGTTATAGTGGACACCAAGCTTATCTTAAcgtattttattttccacaccGCTGTAGGAGTAAAAGCAGAAAGGAGTTTGTTCCATACAGCATGAGAAggtatattttacttagttaaATATCCTAAATTAAACTGAATCcagcaaataacaaaaatgaatacataaatCCAGCTGAagactttttgttgttgtttttttttacctcgggtctcagtaacagtaacagctcaGGTCATGTTTCAGATGGTTTGTGATGGTAAACAGCCATTTCCGtgagacatttttaaaacacagctCAACACCCTGATAAAGAAGCACcaccagaagaagaagaaagccatTTTCTTTCCTGCATCGGTGTACTTCTCTTTCATCCACACATGTTGTTTTGAACTCTACCGGAAGTGGTGCGGTCTCTTAGACGGGGTGCCGCTAACGTGTTTCCTGTGACGCAGTACGATTTTTAAAATAGTCTCCTTCTTAGTAATGGCGGCTCCGCAAATTTCTCGCTCGGGAAAGAAGAATAAATGGTACTTTACCCGCGAGCAGATCGAAAACAGTCCATCTCGTCGAGCGGGACTTGACCCTGATAAAGAATTATCGTACAGACAACAGGCTGCTAATCTTCTACAGGACATGGGACAACGGCTCAATGTGTATCCTTTTTTCCTGAAGCGTCGATAAcaggctagctagcttagcttgCTAACTTAGCCTGTTTGGTACAAATAAAAGAGCAGGAAGCCGGTTCGGCTGCGTTTTGACTTAGCTATGGATATTAATAGTTACTGAATGATGTATACATGTTAATACAGTtatctgtaaatgaaaatgtaagtaGAAATAACTCGAAGTAACGTGCGAGCCCGGTGTTGTTAGCTAATGCTAGCCGGGCTGAGGCTTGTGGGATGTGTAGGCCTCACCGCGGCGAGCAGTGCGAGTTTTACTTTAGAAAATAAACTATTCTCCCATTCTGTGCTTTAATATTCTATAATTCAATCCGTTACCATGATAATGTTTTAGCAAACACTGTTTTGTTACATAGCTGACCTTTTGCTTAGCATGTTGTGTCGTTTTGTTTTCGCGGTTAGCTCGtgaacttagctagctagcatttcGAATATGTTAGGAGCTGTCTCCGAGGATGGGTTGTTCATCAAAAAAAGtcttgttgtttaaaaaaaaaacgtactaAATTctaagttttgctaatttgtttaTCTAACGAAACGCGTTTTAAGGAATaatataatgtttgtgttgcGCGTGCCCTTGCTAAGCTGCTTGCTAACATGACTAGCATGAGCATTAATTTCACTTTCGGTATTTAGCAACAGTGCTTTGTTTTCCTTCTTGTCCCTCACGTACTGgtgctgtttattttctctgacACCTACAgctgcttttgttttctttccatCCTCCTCCCCAAAGAAATGCCTCCACGTCCTAAACCCCAGCGAGCATGTACTGCATTGATGTGATTGCATGTCCATGTCTTGTTTATTTCATGCCCATGGTTTTAACCCTTAACTCCAAAATGAACAGATCCCAGCTCACCATCAACACTGCCATCGCGTACATGCATCGCTTCTACATGATCCAGTCTTTCACTCGCTTCCACCGAAATGTAAGTCTGACTTCATCCGCTTAGACTTCGAGTCACATTGTGCCAAAACTTcatttgctcttttttcccttcctgATCCAGGTGATTGCCCCTGCTGCCCTTTTTCTGGCAGCGAAGGTTGAAGAGCAGCCACGCAAGCTGGAGCATGTGATTAAGGTGGCCCATGCCTGTCTCAACCCTCAGGAGCCTCCTCTAGACTCTAGGAGTGACGTAAGTATTGATCTAGTGCGTATGATTATGGAGATGGTATGTGGCACGTTTGGTCTGTGATTGACGTAGGGGTGGGAATCTTTAAGGAGGTTCAATCTCCAGGCAGCACGAACAGTTCTTTATGCATCTCGATTAGGGATGTACCGATCCGACACTGAGTATCAGTGTTGTCTGTGCTCGTTAAGTGATTTGACACGTTTTCTGGTTCTGTCCACTGATatattttgtgttgttgtgatgtgatgtgatgatgtagGACATAACATAGATAATGTGTATGAACTGTACTAGAGTACGTCACTAGGACACTTGTTGTGTTTCGCGCACACATGAGGCAATACACTTGCAGAAAAGAGTCCATACTCTGAGCGTTATCagtattgtaattttttttttttttttttttttttaaatataaaaacaggatTGGTACAGCCCTAATCTTGATGCATCTAAGTTTTTGATATCTAAAACCTGACCATATTTTTCCTTACATGACTAATaataggcctcatttatcaagctggatatgatcCAATTCATTCGTAAAGAGCGTTTGGTGTTCATTAAAATCCAGGTAGTTCAGGAAAACGTTAGCATCTAATGTGAACCTCGATTGATCAGCTTCAACACTGGTAATGAGTTAGTGAACATTTATGCATGGATTACACTGTCAGGTTTAAATCTCTAATTAATTTCAACTGCACACACCAGTGTAATAAATTTTTCTTTACAATGACATtaaaccaaaacaaatccataaatgaatGAGACTAGCTGTCCAATTAGgtcaaaagaaatggcaccctacAAAAGGGAGATGAGTTGGTATGTGCCTAACTGatgcactgcagtggctgagctgcattactgtacagtttttttttctctctctctctctctctctctctctctttttttttttaaatatttatttatttatttatagttagtCCTCGTTGTTTATCTCTTCGTGAGCTTTCACTtatatggagttttgtgtgCATCACTGTATGtcagctgtgccatgaacaTGCGTGTTAATCTTTGAGAGGTTGGCTTTTATCAGCATACGCATATAAGtctgaagaaaatcagcatcaCTGAAACCTTTGGCAGGAATTTACACACAAAAGGTTGCTAAATGAGGCCTAATATGTACaaattccattttaaaaaatttattccAAAACAGCATCACACAACTTTGCAGTTTTTCcgttaatgttttctttttttaaacaggaattTTCATATTCTTCACAGCAATTGGCTATCAAATCCTGCAACAAAGCATTTACATACCACTGTACacattttacagtgtggatgtgtgcttgtgtgctagtaaatgtgtgtgtgtttgtgtgtgtgtatatatatatatatatatatatatatatatgtatatgtctgTATTGATGGAGTTGATAGTTGCTATTGTGAAGTTTTGATTGGCTGCTGACAGGGTacttgtgagagagagagtgatatgAGTGCATAAGACCCTGTGAGTAACCTGCCTGTCCTCTCAATCTCAGACTTACCTGCAACAATCCCAAGACCTGGTCATGCTTGAGAGCATTATACTCCAGACCCTCGGTAAGTTTGGAACTGGCAAAAGTGGGTCTATGagtcaccaccaccaccatgttaGAGTGAAGGGAGAATAATCCTCTTTGCTCCTGTTCACAGCCGAGTCCCAGGAGTCAAATGGAGCGTTTCCTAAGCTCCTCATAAACAGCCATTGTTGTAACTCTCACCTTTTTTcagttcttccttttttcttttttttttttcatatcaacTTGACAATGTGTGTGCGTTTCCTTTTTGTACCATCAGAGGGTTTTTGAGCCATTCTGTTTTGTGCTGTTGTGAAGTTCGCATTGCTTTaacacaatttctttttttttttttttttgcattctttacTGTTAAAGGTTATGAGTGGAATTGACAGCGAGAGAGCGGCTCAAAAATATCACAGTGAATTTGCAGATAAAATCCTCTGTCCTTAACTCACTCATCCATATTTGTCCTATCTAGGATCAGTCATCTGAAGAGTTAAAGCACATCGTTACAATCAGTAAAAATCACCGCCTCGACACGGTCCTAACTgggctgttttttttgggtttttttttttttttttcgtacaCCGTGGTGCTCAGTGAAATTATGCAATCCAGACCcagtgaattttatttatgtgcttTATTTATACCAGTGTGTTTGCTAGCTGTTTAGCAGGTTTGAAGATGCTACAATTGTATGTGAATTTGATTCTCActattttctctttgtttctcctCTGCCTTTGTCACTTCAGCGTTTGACATCACCATTGaccatcctcacacacacgtcgTCAAGTGTACACAGCTCGTACGAGGTAAGTGCcgtggtttttttgtttgtttttgttttatttgtttttttaattgcataCTTAGTGTTTTATCCTCCCAGATGAATGTGGAATGCTGGCAGGCTTGTGTGGCAATATTTCATTTGGGatgttttttgcatgttttgtttattccAGCGAGTAAGGACCTGGCCCAGACATCATATTTTATGGCAACCAACAGGTGTGTtaattttttgtgaaaaacaaCTCTgataaagtgcttttttttcccctgctaaTGAGCTTATTACTTTGGTTTTGTAGCTGATTACACCTTGTTTGTGTATATTACTATATGCTTTGCCATGTTCAGTTTTAtaatgttctctctttctctttctttcttcttcccctTCTGTTTGCTGGACCAACACGTCAATTCAGTCTGCACCTGACCACGTTCTGCCTGCAGTACAGTCCACCTGtagttgcgtgtgtgtgcattcatttGGCCTGCAAGTGGTCTAACTGGGAAATACCCGTCTCTACTGACAGCAAGCACTGGTGGGAGTACGTCGACCGAAAAGTCACTCTCGAGCTGCTGGACGGTATGTAAATTGCACACGATCTCCGCAGCCTAGTAGGGGTTAGGATGTATATTCTTTTTCTGGTGGTTAAACCTACTGCTGTGCAACcatcaataaaagaaaaaactaacaTCTCCTTGGTTTAGTGGTTTTTGTCCACCGCTGTTGAAGTGTTGAGGGCACTCGTCCCTGTGTGCTGTTTGCCCTGGTTTCATCTTCTTGACGTCACTCAAAGTTTTCTGCATATGCTCAGATCAGCTCAGTACATTTGAAGTCAATTTATGTTCAAAATGGTTTTACAGAGCTCACACATGAGTTTCTGCAGATCTTGGAGAAGACACCGAGCCGTTTAAAACGCATTCGAAACTGGAAAGTAAGTCATTTCTGTTTGTAGTGTAGAGATTTATGCTTGTTGTCTGTTATAGGCCAGTTTTGATAAAGAACGTCTGAAAAgtcatttaaacaatttaaaatctACTTTTAGAGTAATAAATTGCTAAATATTTAAGGGATATATCTATACCTTTCACTGTTCTCTCTTCCAATTTCAGGCATCGGGTCAAACAGCGAAGAAGCCGAAGGAGGGCGACAAGACAGAGACCATGATGAATATGATCTCCATGGCATCCTCTGAAAGCACGCTAGCCGGCCTGATGAGCCTTTCAGCTCCTCCTTCAACCTCCTCGTCCTCCACCCCAACGTCATCTGCGGAGGATAAGCAGCCTGTTTTCAAAGTGCCTAACCCACCAGAACCACCTGCTCCTACGAGAGTGTCTCTGAGCGAGTATCGTGCCAAGCACGCTGACGAGCTCGCCGCACAGAAAAAGAAGCTGGAAAACATGGAGGCGTCTGTAAAGCGTGAGTACGCCACAGCCGCCCAGGCCCTCATGAACCAGCAAAGAAAGGAGAAGCACCATCAtaaccaccaccagcagcaagCTGGCTCGAGCTCCTCAGAGCCCATCGTCCTGAAGATTCCG is a window from the Pangasianodon hypophthalmus isolate fPanHyp1 chromosome 16, fPanHyp1.pri, whole genome shotgun sequence genome containing:
- the ccnt1 gene encoding cyclin-T1 isoform X2 → MAAPQISRSGKKNKWYFTREQIENSPSRRAGLDPDKELSYRQQAANLLQDMGQRLNVSQLTINTAIAYMHRFYMIQSFTRFHRNVIAPAALFLAAKVEEQPRKLEHVIKVAHACLNPQEPPLDSRSDTYLQQSQDLVMLESIILQTLAFDITIDHPHTHVVKCTQLVRASKDLAQTSYFMATNSLHLTTFCLQYSPPVVACVCIHLACKWSNWEIPVSTDSKHWWEYVDRKVTLELLDELTHEFLQILEKTPSRLKRIRNWKASGQTAKKPKEGDKTETMMNMISMASSESTLAGLMSLSAPPSTSSSSTPTSSAEDKQPVFKVPNPPEPPAPTRVSLSEYRAKHADELAAQKKKLENMEASVKREYATAAQALMNQQRKEKHHHNHHQQQAGSSSSEPIVLKIPLDERQDRGSIKMRLPNSSKGAEQDLKLKLRIPERRSGPGDDGKNKEKHRERSNHHHHHNHHHHHSSGSGSSSSSSSSAHKHSSSASASTSSKKADPTRMSSSSSSSRKRTHSSEPSSSAHPSKVSKSSRNSYQLPPLPTDILPSLALSHNQGSYSHSKTDKADTNGHSASSGGQSNEFQDTFDMLNSLLSAQGVQPAQPQMFNYHSQYGDYRYGASSRGGNPQPPPLPSEPPPRLPPLPE
- the ccnt1 gene encoding cyclin-T1 isoform X1, which codes for MAAPQISRSGKKNKWYFTREQIENSPSRRAGLDPDKELSYRQQAANLLQDMGQRLNVSQLTINTAIAYMHRFYMIQSFTRFHRNVIAPAALFLAAKVEEQPRKLEHVIKVAHACLNPQEPPLDSRSDTYLQQSQDLVMLESIILQTLAFDITIDHPHTHVVKCTQLVRGKCRGFFVCFCFICFFNCILSVLSSQMNVECWQACVAIFHLGCFLHVLFIPASKDLAQTSYFMATNSLHLTTFCLQYSPPVVACVCIHLACKWSNWEIPVSTDSKHWWEYVDRKVTLELLDELTHEFLQILEKTPSRLKRIRNWKASGQTAKKPKEGDKTETMMNMISMASSESTLAGLMSLSAPPSTSSSSTPTSSAEDKQPVFKVPNPPEPPAPTRVSLSEYRAKHADELAAQKKKLENMEASVKREYATAAQALMNQQRKEKHHHNHHQQQAGSSSSEPIVLKIPLDERQDRGSIKMRLPNSSKGAEQDLKLKLRIPERRSGPGDDGKNKEKHRERSNHHHHHNHHHHHSSGSGSSSSSSSSAHKHSSSASASTSSKKADPTRMSSSSSSSRKRTHSSEPSSSAHPSKVSKSSRNSYQLPPLPTDILPSLALSHNQGSYSHSKTDKADTNGHSASSGGQSNEFQDTFDMLNSLLSAQGVQPAQPQMFNYHSQYGDYRYGASSRGGNPQPPPLPSEPPPRLPPLPE